One segment of Pandoraea pnomenusa DNA contains the following:
- a CDS encoding DUF3100 domain-containing protein, translated as MAVMEQNAAKPQGGAFSDGVRLYVWAIVILVIAELIGAISISAGHGKIVLLPMVWALLLGAALGLAQARLPRFAQIDLPLQHKAAAILQPALLLFVAKLGLLVGGSLPKLVAAGWALVFQEFGHFVGTIILGLPVALMLGIKREAIGATFSVGREPSLAIIGEKYGFDSPEGRGVLAEYLTGTVFGAVFISLFAGFVASLNLFHPHSLAMGAGVGSGSMMAAAAGAIAAQQTPEVAKEVATFAAASNLITTTIGTYFTLFISLPLAVWGYRVMEPVLGRISKRGRANAEAAAVADAEAAKELKQASTAHTVEMNFGARLFAWVFSGALALVGNSMAFKTPFLDGVPGMLIIICAVIVGEALYFVTRRKVPAVCWVSLIAMFLTSPAFPFAPVVEQFTGKINFLALVTPMLTYAGLSVAKDVPAFRRLGWRIVVVSFLANAGTFLGAAIIAEFFHV; from the coding sequence ATGGCAGTCATGGAACAAAACGCGGCAAAGCCGCAAGGGGGCGCCTTCAGCGATGGCGTGCGCCTGTACGTATGGGCTATCGTGATCCTCGTGATCGCGGAGCTGATCGGGGCGATCAGCATCAGCGCCGGTCACGGCAAGATCGTGTTGTTGCCGATGGTCTGGGCGTTGTTGCTCGGCGCGGCGCTGGGTCTGGCACAGGCGCGGTTGCCGCGCTTCGCGCAGATCGACCTGCCGTTGCAGCACAAGGCGGCCGCCATTTTGCAACCGGCACTGCTGCTGTTCGTGGCGAAGCTCGGCCTGCTCGTGGGCGGTTCGCTGCCCAAGCTCGTGGCTGCCGGCTGGGCGCTGGTGTTCCAGGAGTTCGGCCACTTCGTGGGCACGATCATTCTGGGCCTGCCGGTCGCGCTCATGCTCGGTATCAAGCGCGAAGCGATCGGTGCGACCTTCTCGGTCGGCCGCGAGCCGAGCCTGGCCATCATCGGTGAAAAGTACGGCTTCGATTCGCCCGAAGGCCGCGGCGTGCTGGCCGAGTACCTGACCGGCACGGTTTTCGGCGCCGTGTTCATTTCGCTGTTCGCCGGCTTCGTCGCCAGCCTGAACCTGTTCCATCCGCACTCGCTTGCCATGGGCGCCGGCGTGGGCTCGGGCTCGATGATGGCGGCCGCAGCCGGCGCCATCGCCGCGCAACAAACGCCGGAAGTCGCGAAGGAAGTCGCCACGTTCGCGGCGGCGTCGAACCTGATCACGACGACCATTGGCACGTACTTCACGTTGTTCATCTCGCTGCCGCTCGCCGTGTGGGGCTACCGCGTGATGGAGCCGGTGCTCGGCCGTATCAGCAAGCGCGGTCGCGCCAACGCGGAAGCCGCTGCCGTGGCCGACGCCGAAGCCGCCAAGGAACTCAAGCAGGCCAGCACTGCGCACACCGTCGAAATGAATTTCGGTGCGCGTCTGTTCGCGTGGGTGTTCTCGGGCGCACTGGCGCTCGTGGGCAACAGCATGGCCTTCAAGACGCCGTTCCTCGACGGCGTGCCGGGCATGTTGATCATCATCTGCGCCGTGATCGTCGGCGAAGCGTTGTATTTCGTCACGCGCCGCAAGGTGCCGGCCGTATGCTGGGTGTCGCTGATCGCGATGTTCCTGACCTCGCCCGCGTTCCCCTTCGCGCCAGTGGTCGAACAGTTCACGGGCAAGATCAACTTCCTGGCCCTCGTCACGCCGATGCTGACCTACGCCGGTCTGTCGGTTGCCAAGGACGTTCCCGCGTTCCGTCGCCTCGGCTGGCGTATCGTGGTCGTGTCGTTCCTGGCCAACGCCGGGACGTTCCTCGGCGCGGCGATCATCGCTGAGTTCTTCCACGTGTAA
- a CDS encoding EF-hand domain-containing protein → MTSQVTLRQRSLRTLSARRLGRRTLAAAALCVGAAALTLAAVPGYAQQARAPINGVVPTTPVPPPPPAAAPGAQGPDYGDAADQNAALGLYLQRSFDVIDANHDGKIDRNEWAAYQRNQLQARRATFERYFRAADKDGDGYLSRDETAAAEPFLYQHFDQIDVNHDGKLSPAEIRAFFRRYYHEREQADAATTKP, encoded by the coding sequence ATGACATCCCAAGTGACACTCCGCCAACGATCGCTTCGAACGCTGTCCGCGCGTCGGCTCGGTCGCCGCACGCTCGCGGCAGCCGCCCTGTGTGTCGGCGCGGCGGCACTCACGCTCGCCGCCGTGCCGGGCTATGCACAGCAGGCGCGCGCCCCGATCAACGGCGTGGTACCGACCACCCCGGTGCCACCGCCCCCGCCGGCTGCGGCACCAGGGGCACAAGGCCCTGACTATGGCGACGCGGCCGATCAGAACGCCGCATTGGGGCTCTATTTGCAGCGCTCGTTCGACGTGATCGACGCGAACCACGACGGCAAGATCGATCGCAATGAATGGGCCGCCTACCAGCGCAATCAGTTGCAGGCACGCCGCGCAACCTTCGAGCGCTACTTCAGGGCGGCCGACAAGGACGGCGACGGCTATCTGAGCCGCGACGAAACGGCGGCCGCCGAGCCCTTCCTCTACCAGCATTTCGACCAGATCGACGTGAATCACGACGGCAAACTCTCCCCGGCGGAGATTCGTGCGTTCTTCCGCCGTTACTACCACGAACGGGAGCAGGCCGACGCAGCGACGACCAAACCCTGA
- a CDS encoding glycine zipper 2TM domain-containing protein, with the protein MKTTQRWISHLSHFSRKAAPVLVGAALVGTLAGCGGMTPRESRNTAVGAGVGALGGALISGGDLGTTVGGAVVGGVIGNVITNDRRRY; encoded by the coding sequence ATGAAAACCACACAACGATGGATCTCGCACCTCTCGCATTTTTCCCGTAAGGCGGCCCCGGTGCTCGTGGGCGCCGCGCTCGTCGGCACGCTGGCCGGCTGCGGCGGCATGACGCCGCGCGAGTCGCGTAACACCGCGGTTGGCGCCGGCGTCGGCGCGCTGGGTGGTGCGCTTATCTCCGGCGGCGACCTCGGCACCACCGTGGGCGGCGCCGTCGTGGGCGGTGTGATCGGTAACGTCATCACGAACGATCGTCGCCGCTACTGA
- a CDS encoding TetR/AcrR family transcriptional regulator, translating to MPQVKKEDIRQAILEASQALFLEKGYVDTTMVQIAKRAGISHANIYSYFTAKLQVFFCVYEKWFKARVIAIEADVLAAHGAHARMRTLLAGTLVQLPRLDNGFSHNLVQALATVSPGDPYDPALLQWFRERLSGMLAACAPSLARDSVRRARLVDILVLTFDGCLVNHHVNPASLPDIAMLEEFVTAFLSSEPVEPAPAPHSPLTPTGSAAAA from the coding sequence ATGCCACAAGTCAAGAAAGAAGACATTCGTCAGGCCATTCTGGAGGCGTCGCAGGCCCTATTTCTGGAAAAGGGGTATGTCGACACCACGATGGTGCAGATTGCCAAGCGCGCAGGTATTTCGCACGCGAACATCTACAGCTACTTCACGGCGAAGCTGCAAGTCTTCTTCTGTGTTTACGAAAAATGGTTCAAGGCGCGCGTCATCGCGATAGAGGCGGACGTTCTGGCCGCACACGGGGCCCATGCCCGCATGCGCACGCTGCTGGCCGGCACGCTGGTGCAATTGCCGCGGCTCGATAACGGCTTCTCGCACAATCTGGTCCAGGCGTTGGCCACTGTCAGCCCCGGCGACCCGTACGATCCGGCGTTGTTGCAGTGGTTTCGCGAACGCCTGTCGGGCATGTTGGCCGCGTGCGCCCCGAGCCTGGCTCGTGACAGTGTGCGACGCGCGCGTCTGGTCGACATCCTGGTGCTGACGTTCGACGGGTGCCTCGTCAATCATCATGTCAACCCGGCTTCGCTGCCCGACATCGCCATGCTCGAGGAGTTCGTGACGGCGTTCCTGTCGTCGGAGCCGGTCGAGCCCGCTCCCGCGCCGCACTCGCCGCTCACGCCGACAGGCTCCGCGGCGGCGGCCTGA
- a CDS encoding LysR substrate-binding domain-containing protein produces MRSLPWTALNLGRKLKFHQLQVFDRVLETGSLVRAANETGLTQPAVSKIVHELEACFEGPLFVRSNRGMQPTELGELLGHRVKSLMAELRYLTDEVNAFSAGTSGHVIVGTLISASADLLPRTIAMLKGRAPGVLVTVREATTAQLFPALASGDLDIVVGRLPERALPVANAFALTHEVLFNESLCVVGGKRHWAHAPERVPLAQLREGAWVLPVPESPSRLAAERLFHDAGLALPEDVVESLSMLTNIGLMLESPRVVLMPRAAAKPFVESGLLRVLADTVPGSFGDVGYSLRTDRPPSPACERFVACLREVCGLTP; encoded by the coding sequence ATGCGATCACTTCCCTGGACCGCCCTCAACCTCGGACGCAAGCTCAAGTTCCATCAACTCCAGGTCTTCGACCGCGTGCTCGAGACGGGCTCGCTCGTGCGCGCGGCCAATGAAACGGGACTCACGCAGCCGGCCGTGAGCAAGATCGTGCACGAACTCGAGGCCTGCTTCGAGGGCCCGTTGTTCGTGCGCAGCAATCGCGGCATGCAGCCCACCGAACTGGGTGAGTTGCTCGGCCATCGCGTGAAATCGCTGATGGCCGAACTGCGTTACCTGACCGACGAGGTCAATGCGTTCAGCGCCGGCACCAGCGGTCACGTGATCGTGGGCACGCTGATCTCCGCGTCGGCCGATTTGCTGCCTCGCACCATTGCCATGCTCAAGGGACGCGCGCCGGGCGTGCTGGTCACGGTTCGCGAGGCCACCACCGCGCAACTGTTCCCGGCACTCGCGAGCGGCGACCTCGATATCGTCGTGGGCCGCTTGCCCGAGCGTGCGCTACCGGTGGCCAACGCGTTCGCGCTCACGCACGAAGTGCTCTTCAATGAATCGCTCTGTGTGGTCGGTGGCAAGCGCCATTGGGCCCATGCGCCCGAGCGAGTGCCGCTCGCGCAGTTGCGCGAAGGCGCGTGGGTCCTGCCGGTGCCCGAGTCGCCGTCGCGGCTGGCCGCCGAGCGCCTCTTCCATGACGCCGGACTGGCGTTGCCCGAGGACGTCGTTGAATCCCTCTCGATGCTTACCAACATCGGCCTGATGCTGGAGAGCCCGCGTGTCGTGCTCATGCCGCGCGCGGCCGCCAAGCCGTTCGTCGAATCGGGGCTGCTGCGGGTGTTGGCCGATACCGTGCCGGGCAGCTTCGGCGACGTGGGATATTCGCTGCGCACCGACAGGCCGCCAAGCCCCGCTTGCGAGCGCTTCGTCGCCTGCCTTCGTGAGGTGTGCGGCCTGACTCCGTAA
- a CDS encoding helix-turn-helix domain-containing protein yields MAYSNTPSNPFRWLLTQDTGAPPPTEPAHVKNGLPADLPLNIKELPRTPLPKLEVFPDELLALRKHLGMSRNVFAHYLRTNPRTLENWEQGRARPNAQAACLIRLVQQNPGLVSSLARL; encoded by the coding sequence ATGGCTTACTCAAATACGCCTTCGAATCCCTTCCGCTGGCTGCTCACGCAAGACACCGGTGCGCCACCGCCCACTGAGCCGGCACACGTCAAGAACGGCCTTCCAGCGGATCTTCCGCTCAACATCAAGGAGCTGCCTCGCACGCCGCTACCGAAACTGGAAGTATTCCCCGACGAACTCCTCGCGCTACGCAAGCATCTGGGCATGTCGCGCAACGTGTTCGCGCACTACCTGCGCACGAATCCGCGTACGCTGGAGAACTGGGAGCAGGGTCGCGCACGCCCCAACGCCCAGGCGGCGTGCCTGATTCGACTCGTGCAACAGAATCCGGGCCTGGTTTCGTCCCTCGCGCGACTCTGA
- a CDS encoding ABC transporter ATP-binding protein, which yields MSTLLSLSGVESYYGASQALFGMHLEIERGTFVTLLGRNGMGKSTTVKSMTGLMRPARGEIVFDGQPVHASPSHRIARAGMGLVPEGRQIFPTLTVRENLVATAGNRHGASSPWTLERIYGLFPRLREREKNLGSNLSGGEQQMLAIGRALMTNPKLLILDEATEGLAPLIRGEIWQCLKQLKGSGLSILCIDKNLAPMLELGDRHYIVDKGRVAWQGNSASLRQALPELQTYLGV from the coding sequence ATGAGCACATTGTTGTCTTTGTCCGGCGTCGAGTCGTATTACGGTGCGAGCCAGGCGCTGTTCGGCATGCATCTGGAGATCGAGCGCGGAACGTTCGTCACGCTGCTCGGCCGCAATGGCATGGGCAAGTCCACCACCGTCAAATCGATGACGGGACTTATGCGCCCGGCGCGCGGCGAGATCGTGTTCGACGGCCAGCCCGTGCATGCGAGCCCGTCGCATCGCATTGCACGGGCCGGGATGGGGCTGGTCCCCGAAGGCCGCCAGATATTCCCCACGCTCACCGTTCGCGAGAACCTCGTCGCGACCGCAGGCAATCGCCACGGCGCCAGCTCGCCCTGGACGCTGGAGCGCATCTACGGCCTCTTCCCGCGGCTTCGCGAACGCGAGAAGAACCTCGGCAGCAATCTGTCCGGCGGCGAGCAGCAAATGCTCGCGATCGGCCGCGCATTGATGACGAATCCGAAATTGCTCATTCTCGACGAAGCCACGGAAGGCCTCGCGCCGCTCATTCGGGGTGAAATCTGGCAATGCCTCAAGCAACTCAAAGGCAGCGGACTGTCGATCCTGTGTATCGACAAGAACCTCGCGCCGATGCTTGAGCTCGGCGACCGGCACTACATCGTCGACAAGGGCCGTGTGGCCTGGCAGGGCAACTCGGCGAGCCTGCGTCAGGCGCTGCCCGAGCTGCAGACCTACCTCGGCGTGTGA
- a CDS encoding ABC transporter ATP-binding protein — protein sequence MSLLRVDQLVKRYGGLTATDHFCLDVAPGELHAIIGPNGAGKSTLIGQLAGELRSDEGNIHFDGRDITAMPIEQRAHAGLARSYQITSVFREFTALENVMVAVQAMQGHSFGFWRPAIGEASLVEPAREILARAGLATRMHVPASALAHGEHRQLELAMALASHPKLLLLDEPMAGMSQAESEQMTHLLAELKGDYAIVLVEHDMDAVFALADRITVLVYGRAIACGTADAIRNDAGVREAYLGDDTRNEMLGATA from the coding sequence ATGAGCCTGCTTCGCGTGGACCAACTGGTCAAACGATATGGCGGACTGACCGCGACCGATCACTTCTGCCTCGACGTCGCGCCGGGCGAGCTGCACGCCATCATCGGCCCGAACGGCGCCGGCAAGAGCACGCTCATCGGCCAACTGGCGGGCGAGCTGCGCTCCGACGAGGGCAACATTCATTTCGACGGGCGCGACATCACCGCCATGCCCATCGAGCAGCGCGCCCACGCCGGGCTCGCGCGGTCGTACCAGATCACATCGGTGTTCCGGGAATTCACCGCGCTGGAGAATGTGATGGTCGCCGTGCAGGCCATGCAGGGGCACAGCTTCGGCTTCTGGCGTCCGGCCATCGGCGAAGCGTCGCTCGTCGAGCCCGCACGCGAGATCCTGGCGCGCGCCGGGCTCGCGACGCGCATGCACGTGCCGGCCAGCGCCCTGGCCCACGGCGAGCATCGTCAACTGGAACTGGCCATGGCCCTCGCCAGCCACCCGAAGCTGCTGCTGCTCGACGAGCCGATGGCCGGGATGTCGCAAGCCGAATCGGAACAGATGACGCATCTGCTCGCCGAACTCAAGGGCGATTACGCGATCGTGCTCGTGGAGCACGACATGGACGCCGTATTCGCGCTCGCCGACCGCATCACCGTGCTCGTCTACGGACGCGCCATCGCCTGCGGGACCGCTGACGCCATTCGCAACGACGCCGGCGTGCGCGAGGCCTATCTCGGGGATGACACCCGCAACGAAATGCTGGGAGCGACCGCATGA
- a CDS encoding branched-chain amino acid ABC transporter permease, whose product MKLNLRTAVPLLLLAALALVPLYATYAQQPFYLTLFGRIVVFAIAAVSLDLILGYGGMVSFGHALYLGLGAYVVGILSYHGVDNGFVHLGLTLLLCAIVGAVTGLLSLRTTGIAFIMITLAFAQMFYFLAVSLKQYGGDDGLPVSAGSRFGSVTLDDPAVLYYVAFAVLCLCVWAGRRLVEARFGMVIRGARQNDRRMRALGYPTLRYKLVAYILSAMACGVAGMLYANLTHFVSPAYMAWTASGELIVMVVLGGLGSFFGPVLGSAAMLLIEEWLKGMTEHWMIIFGPLIVVAVLVSRRGLYGLLGDLQVRLSRRTGTVEGKA is encoded by the coding sequence ATGAAACTCAATCTTCGCACTGCCGTGCCCCTGTTGCTGCTGGCCGCGCTGGCGTTGGTGCCGCTTTACGCGACATACGCCCAGCAACCGTTCTATCTCACCCTGTTCGGGCGCATCGTCGTGTTCGCCATCGCGGCGGTCTCGCTCGACCTGATCCTCGGCTACGGCGGCATGGTGAGCTTCGGCCATGCGTTGTATCTGGGCCTCGGCGCCTATGTGGTGGGGATCCTCAGCTATCACGGCGTGGACAACGGCTTCGTGCATCTCGGCCTCACGCTGCTGCTGTGCGCGATCGTGGGTGCCGTGACCGGCCTGCTGTCGCTGCGCACCACCGGCATCGCATTCATCATGATCACGCTGGCGTTTGCCCAGATGTTCTACTTCCTTGCCGTGAGCCTGAAGCAGTATGGCGGCGACGACGGCCTGCCCGTCTCCGCCGGCAGCCGCTTCGGCAGCGTGACGCTCGACGATCCGGCCGTGCTGTATTACGTCGCGTTCGCCGTGCTGTGCCTGTGCGTGTGGGCCGGTCGCCGCCTCGTCGAGGCCCGCTTCGGCATGGTCATTCGCGGCGCTCGCCAGAACGACCGTCGCATGCGTGCGCTCGGCTATCCGACGCTGCGCTACAAACTCGTGGCTTACATCCTGAGCGCCATGGCCTGCGGCGTGGCCGGCATGCTCTACGCCAATCTCACGCATTTCGTCTCGCCCGCGTACATGGCATGGACCGCCTCCGGCGAGTTGATCGTGATGGTCGTGCTCGGCGGCCTCGGATCGTTCTTCGGTCCGGTGCTCGGCAGCGCGGCCATGCTGCTCATCGAGGAGTGGCTCAAGGGCATGACCGAACACTGGATGATCATCTTCGGGCCGCTGATCGTGGTGGCCGTGCTCGTTTCGCGACGCGGCCTGTACGGCCTGCTCGGCGACCTTCAGGTGCGACTCTCGCGCCGCACCGGCACCGTGGAGGGCAAAGCATGA
- a CDS encoding branched-chain amino acid ABC transporter permease, whose product MSLTLFVMQCLNGLQLGILLFLMAAGLTLVFGIMNFVNLAHGSLYMMGAFIAATVYNHTGSFALAAVAIVPAMLVIGLIVEFVALKTLYDRDHLDQVLATFGLILFFNELARMIWGPSPYYMEVPEWLAGTVNLFGLAYPAYRFLIIVVGLAVALGCYVLIHRTRIGMLIRAGSTHRQMVGALGVNIVLLNSLLFGLGAILAGIAGLMAGPILSVQPGMGEPILILTMVVIVIGGIGSVRGAFLAALIVGVVDTVGRTALPALLRSLMERSTADTAGPALASMLIYLVMAAVLAVRPQGLFPVKHG is encoded by the coding sequence ATGAGTCTCACGCTTTTCGTCATGCAGTGCCTGAACGGCCTGCAACTGGGCATTCTGCTGTTCCTGATGGCCGCCGGCCTCACGCTGGTTTTCGGCATCATGAATTTCGTGAACCTCGCGCACGGCTCGCTGTACATGATGGGCGCCTTCATCGCCGCCACCGTGTACAACCACACGGGATCGTTCGCGCTTGCCGCCGTGGCGATCGTGCCGGCCATGCTCGTCATCGGCCTGATCGTCGAGTTTGTCGCGCTCAAGACCCTTTACGACCGCGATCACCTCGACCAGGTACTGGCCACCTTCGGCCTGATCCTGTTCTTCAATGAACTGGCCCGGATGATCTGGGGGCCGTCGCCGTACTACATGGAAGTGCCCGAATGGCTCGCCGGCACGGTGAATCTGTTCGGCCTGGCGTACCCGGCATACCGTTTCCTCATCATCGTGGTGGGTCTTGCGGTGGCGCTCGGCTGCTATGTGCTCATCCACCGCACGCGCATCGGCATGCTGATCCGCGCCGGCTCCACGCACCGCCAGATGGTCGGCGCGCTGGGGGTGAACATTGTGCTGCTCAATTCGCTGCTGTTCGGCCTGGGCGCGATTCTCGCCGGGATTGCCGGCCTGATGGCGGGCCCGATCCTGTCGGTTCAGCCGGGCATGGGCGAGCCGATCCTGATTCTCACGATGGTCGTGATCGTGATCGGCGGCATCGGCTCGGTGCGCGGCGCGTTTCTCGCGGCGTTGATCGTCGGCGTGGTCGATACGGTCGGCCGAACGGCATTGCCCGCACTGCTGCGCAGCCTCATGGAGCGCAGCACCGCGGACACCGCCGGCCCCGCGCTGGCGTCGATGCTCATCTACCTTGTGATGGCCGCCGTGCTCGCCGTGCGCCCGCAAGGTCTCTTCCCGGTCAAACACGGCTGA
- a CDS encoding alpha/beta hydrolase, producing MKRYRNFDDAELDVQYNARATTPNILDILEQYAADSAHARATTPCVLDVAYGEHPDETLDIFPAPAPGAPVFFFVHGGYWRALNKSDSSNMAPAFTRAGATVVAVNYSLAPGASLDTIVDQTRRALAWVHRHIGEHHGDARRIHVCGSSAGGHLVGMLLAHGWHAAYGVPENVIAGAVPLSGLFDLTPIPFTHINEWMKLSEEDARRNSPYFQLPSHGCPLVVSYGETETAEFKRQTDDYLAAWRARGFEGTYVPMPGTNHFDIVLTLNDAASPLTQAIFRQMGLPREAT from the coding sequence ATGAAGCGCTACCGCAATTTCGACGACGCCGAGCTGGACGTTCAATACAACGCTCGCGCCACCACGCCGAACATTCTCGACATCCTGGAACAGTACGCCGCCGACAGCGCGCATGCCCGCGCGACCACGCCGTGCGTCCTGGATGTCGCCTACGGGGAGCATCCCGACGAAACGCTGGACATCTTTCCCGCGCCCGCGCCCGGCGCCCCCGTGTTCTTCTTCGTGCACGGCGGCTACTGGCGCGCGCTCAACAAGAGCGATTCGAGCAACATGGCGCCCGCCTTCACACGCGCCGGCGCCACGGTGGTCGCCGTCAACTACTCGCTCGCGCCGGGTGCCTCGCTCGACACCATCGTCGACCAGACCCGACGTGCGCTCGCGTGGGTGCATCGCCACATCGGCGAGCACCACGGCGACGCGCGCCGCATCCATGTCTGCGGCAGCTCGGCCGGCGGCCACCTGGTGGGCATGCTGCTTGCCCACGGCTGGCACGCGGCATACGGCGTCCCCGAGAACGTGATCGCCGGCGCGGTGCCGCTCTCCGGCCTGTTCGACCTCACGCCCATTCCGTTCACGCACATCAATGAATGGATGAAGCTCTCCGAGGAAGACGCCCGCCGCAACAGCCCGTATTTCCAGTTGCCCTCGCACGGCTGCCCGCTGGTGGTGTCGTACGGCGAGACCGAGACAGCCGAGTTCAAGCGCCAGACCGACGACTATCTCGCGGCGTGGCGCGCCAGAGGCTTCGAGGGGACGTACGTGCCGATGCCCGGCACCAACCACTTCGATATCGTACTCACGCTCAACGACGCCGCGAGCCCGCTCACGCAGGCCATCTTCCGCCAGATGGGGCTTCCCCGGGAGGCGACATGA
- a CDS encoding ABC transporter substrate-binding protein translates to MTGTKTTQRKAIAVLGAVAAAAAMFASTGAHAQVKIGFIGTLSGPGGALGQDQYDAFMLAVEQKGGKLGGVPVQVIKEDDQLKPDVGVQAAQKLVERDKVSIITGVTFSNVMMAIHKNVTNAGVVMVGSNAGPTPIAGAQCSPNFFSTSWDNDELHEAGGQLSTDLGYKKMYVMAPNYQAGRDAVNGFKRDYKGQIVDEVYTQVNQPDYSAEIAQLQAAKPDAVYVFYPGGMGVNFVKQYRQAGLLGKIPLISVSTIDGSTLPALKELAVGAITSAPYSPDLDNAQNKQFVAAFQKKYNRVPSMYAAQSYDAANLIDSALAKTKGSVADREALRTALKAADFASVRGPFKFASNQFPVAQFYRVDVVKDASGAAFATKGQIHIKTRADLAAQCKIKS, encoded by the coding sequence ATGACGGGAACGAAGACCACGCAACGCAAAGCCATCGCCGTACTGGGCGCCGTCGCCGCAGCCGCCGCGATGTTCGCATCGACCGGGGCGCACGCCCAGGTGAAGATCGGTTTCATCGGTACGCTCTCCGGCCCCGGCGGCGCGCTCGGGCAGGACCAGTACGACGCCTTCATGCTCGCCGTCGAGCAAAAGGGCGGCAAGCTCGGCGGCGTGCCGGTGCAGGTCATCAAGGAAGACGACCAGCTCAAGCCCGACGTGGGCGTGCAGGCCGCGCAGAAGCTCGTGGAGCGCGACAAGGTGTCGATCATCACCGGCGTGACGTTCTCGAACGTGATGATGGCCATCCACAAGAACGTGACGAACGCGGGCGTGGTCATGGTCGGCTCGAACGCCGGCCCGACGCCGATCGCCGGCGCGCAGTGCTCGCCGAACTTCTTCTCGACCTCGTGGGACAACGACGAGCTGCACGAGGCGGGCGGTCAGCTCTCGACCGATCTCGGCTACAAGAAGATGTACGTGATGGCGCCGAACTATCAAGCCGGACGCGACGCCGTGAACGGCTTCAAGCGCGACTACAAGGGGCAGATCGTCGACGAGGTGTACACCCAGGTCAATCAGCCGGACTACTCGGCCGAAATTGCCCAGTTGCAGGCCGCCAAGCCCGACGCCGTCTATGTGTTCTATCCGGGCGGCATGGGCGTGAACTTCGTCAAGCAGTACCGCCAGGCCGGCTTGCTCGGCAAGATCCCGCTGATCTCGGTGTCGACCATCGACGGCTCCACCCTGCCCGCGCTCAAGGAACTGGCCGTGGGGGCGATCACCAGCGCGCCGTACTCGCCGGATCTCGACAACGCGCAGAACAAGCAGTTCGTCGCGGCCTTCCAGAAAAAGTACAACCGCGTGCCCTCGATGTACGCCGCGCAGTCGTATGACGCGGCCAACCTGATCGACTCCGCGCTTGCCAAGACCAAGGGCAGCGTGGCGGACCGCGAAGCGCTGCGCACCGCGCTCAAGGCGGCCGACTTCGCGTCGGTGCGCGGACCGTTCAAGTTCGCCAGCAACCAGTTCCCCGTCGCGCAGTTCTATCGCGTGGACGTGGTGAAGGACGCCTCGGGCGCCGCCTTCGCCACCAAGGGGCAAATCCACATCAAGACGCGCGCCGATCTGGCCGCACAGTGCAAGATCAAATCGTAA